The DNA region ATTTTCGATAGACTCCAACTCaaggaaagatgaaaagaaagTAGTAGCAACAAAGTaataacaacaagataataagaaaaccAAAATATTGAGACTTATGTTTCATTATCAAAGCTTTATATGGAGTTATTAGAAATCCAAATTCAAACACAAAATCCATTGCCAAATTGaagtaaaacaaagaaagatGCAACCTTTATATTCTTACTTCACTATAGCTttgaaaaaactgaaaagtagcaGTAAAGAAAATAGAGCTATATGTACAGATCACGGTTCAAGGTCAAAAGTTGATTAAAGAATCAACTTCAATCTCAAACTCATTCATCCAATATCAGCTATAAATGAAAAACACTCCATAATTAAAACAAACAGCATATATATTATCACAACCAAGAATTTTGATTTATAAGCCTTCTTCAAACTCATTTTGAATCCAAAAAGAAAAACTCAATCAGTGAAATTAATAATACTAACTACAGTAGTACGTCGTTCTAAAtttcaaaaacaaatcaaaaccAAAAGATAATCGAGCAAAAGGTTTGatctttattgttattttttcaaaagtaaaaagGCTTGATCTTTATTAGGATTGCTGTTAGCAGTATCAGACAAAAGAATATTAGCAAACAAAGACAAAAGatgtaaaaaatccaaaaatgagccAAAAACAATTTTGAAGAAATGCCCAAAAACGAATACCCATTACTACAACACCTCTATAATCTgaaaaacaaatcaaaatcaaaacaaGATCAAGAAAAAAATGTTTGATCTTTATTAGGTAATTCTTAGCAAAACAAACAATAGAATATGTGAAAAAGCAAGCTCatttaaatccaaaaatgagCTAACTTTTtgtcaagaatacccaattactACAAGAGCATTCTAGTTTAAAATTTTAATCAAAATCAGAAAATAATCTAGAAATAGTTTTGAACTTTATTAATATGTGAAAAAGCAAGCTCAtttaaaacccaaaaaaaaaggaaCTTCAGGAGACGCCCAGCAAAAGAGATAAGAACACCCAATTACTACAAAAACATTCTAGTATAAGAAATTAATCAAAATCAGAAATAATGAAGAAGtagcttttaatttttattaagcTTGTTCTTAGCAGAAACAGACAAAAGAAGAACGTgaaaaaatgaagagaaaaataACAGTAAGAAACAGAAATTTACCTTTTTTTGACAGAAGGAAAGAGAGAGAAATAGAGCAAGCGTGTCGATCCCTTCTTCTTTCGCTAGCTTTAAGGCTTGGTAGAGTCGACAAGTGTCTCTCTCTTTTTAAACTGCATTTTCtcactttttctttattttttttaaaatgagatGTGGTGGATGATCAACACGTGGGCCAATTAGAGGCTGTATCTTTCCCTGAGTGGTCTTAGGTCATTGTGAAATTGTCTCTATCACCTGTGGGTTACGGATTCGTCGTGTTACACAACAAACCATTATACTTCTACTAGTGTGGTGTAGGGCAAGTAGTTTATATGCATACATTATCTCTATCCTGAGATTGAGAGGCTGATTTCGATAAATACTCGATTATCTCTCTTCAAAAACTCCTCATATTATTCTTGGgttgactcgaactcacaacttcttagttggaagtggagggtgttcTCCACTAGAATAATCCACTCTTGTCAAACATTAATTTGTGTTAGGGTAGGCTCTCTATATTATATGTCCGATCCCTCTTCGGATTCTGCGTGATTACTTTATGCATCATACtactctttttttatttaattattattgttattgtgtaGCCAAGGAAATTGTGAAAAGTGGAAGGATCTGGACCATTAGTTAAATGGTTCCCGACATTGAAGTAGATGGCATTTGTTGATttgttgttttttgttttgtGCTTTTGTcttaaagaaaagagaaagagagagtaaaCAAGCGGTAAGCGGAGAGTGCGGAGACAGAATGAGACGGGGCTTGAGCGTGCGCTCGTTTGGACATATATTTTCCCTATTTTTTAACAAAACaagtaaaaaatattatttgttcataaaatttgatcaataaaaaaaaaatccaagtTTCAAAAATTAGGTAAAAAAAAATCTTCCATTTACAAAACTACAACACGTGTAAACAcaatttaaactttcaaaaattacttttcaacATACCTTtaattttttaagtttcaacCAAATATATATATCCAAACACTAACTTAATCCTCCTCGGTTATACCAGTACAATCGACTTCCCAACTTGAAGACTTGGGGATCGTTTGGTACGCGAATTAAATTATCTCGGAATTATAATTCCGAGATTATAATACTAGGATAAATTTATACTGTCAACCGAATAAATTTAATCTCACATCTTATCCCAccttatccctcgtaccaaacgacCTTGGGtacaagtgtcacgacccaaaatctagcccgtcgtgatggcgcctatctcaatactaggcaagccgacaatctcaataaaccacatatcTTTTAAATACGAAAACATAATGATTAATTTCAGCggaaggaaatctcacaagtacaaatataaatactcccaaaattcggtgtcacttAGTACATGTGTATCTAATATGAATGCAAGTCTGAAAAATATGGTATATAATagtttgagaccaaatacagtaaacaaggagatagagaaggagagacaagttCTGCGGAACACGGgaactacctcaaaatctcctgaaaatcaactgcgcgaaaggatcaacaccctctatgtccgggaatacctgaatctgcacacgaagtgcagggtgtagtatgagtacaaccaacttagcaagtaacaataataaataaggaactgaagatagaaacgaactacacagttatggttcatttccagtaattccagcaaagaatagatatGCTATCAAattggcagtttaatgtcaaatcaatttctatacagttcctgttcatgtaatccgtagataaaaaatctttcagagatttcacaataatgacagatagcaattaagtgcaataacaaatgaaaatcaagtacaacctctgaggacaacaatcactcactgggctctcaaccctcatcactcactgggctcccaaccctcatcactcactcccaatgggtacccgcgctcactgggggtgtatagactcagGAGGgactcctatagcccaagcgctataatatgcacggacaactcacgtattgtacggacaactcacgtgccataatataactatctggatccgcacggtcaactcacgtgctatagtataatataaggatccgcacggccaactcacgtgttgcacggctaactcacgtgttgcacgaccaactcacatgctatagtataatataaggatcttcacggccaactcacgtgctatagtatcaatatctcacaatcaggcccttggcctcgctcagtcataaatctcttcagtctctcgggctcttaataatcatgaaatcagcccaaacaacaaagatatgatgtatcaataataacaacacagagtgagataaaatgtgcaagtaaaagctgaggctgagtacatatagcatttagcaggcaattcaacaagtacgcgacctctgtgggtcccaacagtactatcacatagcctaagtatgatttctaacatgttttaCGGTCAAagtttatcaacacatagagagcatatagctaacaacaaattattttaactttacagtttttcgggacggaccaagtcacaatctcctcggtgcacgcccacacgcctatcacctagcatgtgcgtcacctccaaaataatcacatgataccaaaattcggggtttaataccttcagaaccagatttaaaactgttacttacctcagagcgtgaaattctttactctgctatgcctttgcctcgcaaatcggccgctaaatgcctcgaatctagtcacaaataattcttttcaatcaataaaatttattggaattaattccataagaaaatgctaatttttcataaaaatccgaattttagctcaaaaatcgtttgtggggcccacgtctcggaactcgacaaaagttataaaatctgaaagtctattcaaccacgagtctacccataccaattttaccaaattctgacctcaactcgaccctcaaatctacaaatcttatttccaaatttctaagttccaatctccgatttacacctcaaaatcatgtaatctagtcggattattcgataataattcaatattatggagtagaaatgatcacaagggacttacctcaagttttctttaaaaatatatcaaaaatctccTCTATTCAAgctccaatttatcaaaaatggcgaatgggacgaagtccctatttttataattctacCAAGACAACCTCGgatctgcctcgatcttggccttcgatcctggcccttgatcctgggcctcgatcgtggctttgaCCCTGCCTTCGACCGTGGCCcttgaccctgggctcgatcgtggccctcgaccctgggctcgatcttgGCTCGATTCTGATGGATTCTGGGCTTGATTTTGAGAGATTTCTAGGCTCgaatctggcagaagaaatttccaacaaaaggaaattgcagcagctgttgtagttcaatatttttgatccgttaaccatccgaaactcacccgaggccatcgggacctcaaccaaatataccaacaagtcctaaaatatcatacgaacttagtccaatcctcaaatcacctcaaacaacgctaaaattatgaattacaccccaattcaagcctattgaactttaaaatttttaatttctacaaataacgccgaaacctatcaaatcacgtccgattgacctcaaattttgcacacaagtcataaatgatataacatacctattaaaattttcaaaatcggatttcgactccgatatcaaaaagtcaacccatcggttaaacttctcaaaaattcaactttcggcatttcaagtctaattcctctaTGGACCTCTAAAAATtctttcggacacgctcctaaatccaaaatcaccatacggggctattgaaattatcagaattcgaattcgaggtcgtttatatataggtccatatccggtccacttttctaacttaattttttaattatgagactaagtgtttcatttcactccgaattccttccggacccgaaccaactaacccggtaagtcttaAAACGACTGtgaagcataaattgagtagtaaatggggaaacgggcctgtaatactcaaaacgaccgattggatAGTTACATCAAGATAGGCAATGAATTGTTATTCCAAAGTCCTTAACATTCATATCATCTCGAAAAAGATCCATAAACCCACTACTATGTCACATGTGACACGTCTTGTTAGTCTCATCCCCATGATTATGTTATAGCACATTAGCTTTGAAATAGAGGCTAATCTAGAGTTTGAAATTTACGGTAATTTCTAGAGCAAATATGCAATAGCAATATTGATTCATagtcaaatatttataaatatttaataaatttttaaatatatgCAGGATCTGCATAAAACCTATTGCGTTATGTAAACTCATAAGTTGCGCTCTGAATCCCCATCTTTGCCAATTAAGAGGTAGTAATTCATAAGTATTTCATACcatacaaataaacaaaaatggAGCATACAACGCATAAGAGggaagaaacaaagaagacactGGGGCTATTGCAACATAGACGACTAGGCAGGACCTCGAATGCACACCATAAGGAAGAACCTTAGgaattactactactactattcaATTATTTTACTTCTTCGACACTCAATAGACTTTTTTTTTCGTTTAGTAGCATTTGAATGGTTAACTTGAACTAATTATACGTAAATATAACTTGGATGAAATTCAGTAGAATAAACCAAAAGTTGATCTAACCTTATCATGTTGATAGTAGATATATAATAGTGTACTATGTCACAAAATCAAAACATAGAGAATATGGCCGCCCATTTTCATTGGAGATATAATGTTACTGTGGAAAGAATCAAACCGACAATTGCCATATTTGTGCATGGCTAGCAATAGTCATACAGTGACGATTACGGACGGATTTAGTTGGTTCGACGCCAAGCATAAAATACAATTcactaaaattttaataaatattaaatttaaactcataattttattttaaaaaaattacatatAAAGAATCTTAGattaatcaatcaaattaaaatCTTGAATTCGTTCTGTGCTGATGTATAGATGCAGCCAGATtttgatacaacaacaataactcagTAAAATCTCATTAATGGGATTTGAGGAGAGTAgaatatacgcagaccttaccccaaccccaaaaaaataaaaagattattTCCGGAAGAACCTGACTTAAAAGACAATAGATCCGCGGCAAGAACATAATCTAGAAAACTTCTTTGGAGTTTAAGTGGTTGAGAAACAGGTACAGGTATAGGTAGAGATAGCAAACCTCTACATCCCCTCTTATAAAAAAAAACGTACACTATTAAATTGTTGACGTATCTATCACTCTATTcaaagatataataaaaaatcttATCAACTCCCAAAGGGAGAACATGGCACTTTTGCTATCCCTTCTGAGGCTCCCCCTACCCACCACCACccaccattttttttttttttttttttggcattattgttgttgtttaattTGTTTTTGTGTGCTAAGGAAAAGAGGAGTGATTGGTTTCATTGTATTTGGGTGAGAAAACTTGACGCTGTTGGCCAGTGCCTTTAAATTAAAGTTCATTACTGTTCTTCTCTCTCTGCCGACTCATTACTCTCTCCTTTTTTGAATTCCACTCTCCTTTCATCCAAATTatgttaaaaagaaaagaaaaaaaaaaagaaagaatcatTCACTTCACTGTCTTCACAACTGAAAGTTTGGTATATAATGAAGTGAAAGAAAATTTTATAAGTACTCCTAAAATATTTAAGTATTATGCGTCTACGATGCAAACGAACAAGTTACTAATCTAGATGAGTTAGATGATAAAGTCTAAGAAAACGATTACTAAGAAATTTGATATAGGTACTCAACAAAACCACGAATGTATAAATAAATGATTCAAACAATTGCATCCCTAGAAACAAATAAGATCATAGccgtttaaaaaataaaataaaattgaaggTCTCGTTTTTAGATTTCGCTTTAAGCCACCGAATATGTTGAGCCGCCCTGAGTTCTACGGTATAAAAGACATTTATTTATACAATCAGATTATGACTTATTAGGTGTAATTACAATTCACATCGTAAATTCCATCTGGCCCAATTCTTTTGCGATTTATGAGACAAGATGCATTTTCTTTCTAGCCTCTCTGCTAAAACAGTTAggcttatagcctgtttggccaagcgtTTCCAAATCCAGCAACaccttttttctttaaaaaaagtattttttttttaaaagttgaagtgtttAGCCAaactttttgaagaagaaaaaatatttttgagttgaagcagaagcagttttggaaaaACAGAAAATTATAACTCTCcctaaaagcacttttttgaaaagcatttaaaaaaaatacacttagaagcactttttaaaatttggtgaaatactaattgctgctcagaagtatttttcaaattaattagccaaacacaaactgtttctcaccaaaagtacttttaagaaaattattttaaaaaaaaatacttctcaaaataagttaatTTTTGAAACTCGACCAAACAAGCTATTACTCTCGGAGGCATTTGGGTTATTATCCTTGAGTGATCGAGAGAACCACGTTTGGACTGGCGTTTCAATGTGTGGTGCATAGGTTCTACCGTTGATAAATCGGAAAAAGGTCAAAAATAACCTTAACGTATTAGAAATGGTTCAAAAATGCCCTCCTTCCACCTATAAGTTCAAATTTGTccttaatgttatttttaggcttaaaatgaCCCTCTCTTAACGGAAAGATGACATGGCATTAATGGACATTTTAACATTAAGGGCAAATTTGAACTCATAGGTGGAAGGAGGGCATTTTTGAACCATTTCTAATACGTTAAGGGCATCTCTGACCCTTTTCCGTTTTAATTAAACATGTAGCATTTATTTAGTCTGGAAAAAAGTGAATTTCTTttactaaaaattgaaaaaaataaaaatattttttttccagtttttacaaaaaagcTACTTTTAAAAAAGCtgaaaatatattttctaaaacaatatttttgtaaaaactgaaaaaaaaaattgaaaagcaattttctaaagcaatatttttgtaaaagctgaaaaaaaatatttcttcttcttcttccgacCTTGTTTGTCCATATGCTTTATGAgttcattttttatatatattttagttcTTCTAATGAGTTAGTACATCAAAACTGAAAtattttcgttttctttttttcattttttagtaaaaataaatttactTTTTTCCATACTAAATAAATGCTACATGTTTAATTAAAACGAAAAAGGGTCAGAAATGCCCTGAACGTATTAGAAATGGCTCAAAAATGCCCTCCTTCCACCTATGAGTTCAAATTTGCCCTTAATGTTAAAATGTCCATCAACGTCGTGTCATCTTTTTGTTAAGAGAGGGACATTTTTAAgcctaaaaataacattaaggACAAATTTAAACTCATAGGTGGAAGGAGAGCATTATTGAACCATTTCTAATACGTTAATGACATTTCTGACCCTTTTCCGTTGATAAATTATACCACACTCACAAATTAGTTGAGTTAATTACTTTATAGGAGTATGAATTATTTACATCTCCATCTTGCTTTATTTAGGTCCAAGTATTCAAAAAGTTCATCTTAAATGAACTATTTTGTCTAGTTCGATCATTTAGTGCTCTTTCTAAGACACAACGTAGCTCAAGTGACTCATGTGAAcagaggcggagctaggatttGAAGTGTGTGGGttctaattttaaaataaaatactgttTTCAGCAGAAATCGAACCCCCATCTTTCCCAGCGAACCCACAACCCTTACCGTTGAACCAAGACCCCTTTTGTTACTGGGTTCGgcagtatatatttatatagatttaATAAATATTTCAATACAAATACATAATTGCGAAAAAAGTTACTGCGTTCGTCCGAACCCACACCCACTATTGTAGCTCCGCCCCTGCATGTGAACGGTAATATTGTTCTATATCATTGAATTACAGCCGAGGAAGACGTCGTATACATAGAAAAACAGTCCCGAGATGAAAGACCATTTATTGTATTGGCCGTCAATGCACGACAATCTCCTAGTCATCATAATtagggcccaattatatttttctttttactttttctaTCTATACATATGTTAtacactaattatatattatatatgttatgtatatatatatatatatatatatatatatatatattttaaaataatcgACAACTATTTAGATTAATTATTCAAAACTAAAATCTTTTGCTATGACCCCTGATGACGTGGACCACAATAAAAAGCGTACTGAAACATGGGCCCAATAAAGCGCTCTCCAGGCCAACCCAATATGATTCGAATATACGAAATCCTCGTAAGATCTAACAAATATCCAACTCAGTCCAGCCCAGTAGTATCCCACTCCCGCCGACTAATGAAATTCCATAGTTAAATTGCGCTTATATAAAATCTCAATCAAGCTTTTCATTCCATAGCGGCGGCGCGTGTAATTTTCTGCAGACGTCATGTCGGAACGGGAAGCTCTACCGCCGCTATTCAAGCAGAAATCATGGTCTCCCGATATGCTTCGAGAAGAAGCCTGGCTCAAGCGAAAAGGAAATTACCGCTCGAAGCTCGCCGACCGTCGCCGATCGAAGAGCGTCACCGACGACGACCTCGAAGAGCTTCGTGCTTGCTTTGACTTAGGTTTCGGGTTCGATTCGCCTGATTTGGATCCGAAACTCACCGAAACCTTTCCTGCTTTGGAGCTATATCAAGCTGTGAATAAGCAGTACGGTTATACATTATCTAGATCTTCTTCATCGTCTACTGTAGCTTCAGATtttgatacggcgtcgtttgttGGAAGCTCAAGCTCTATTGTTGATCCAGGTAAATAGAAACTTCTAGAATTTTCTTGTTTCTTCACAAGCCgaaaattgtttttcttttaaaacttaaATTCGTGTTTTTTTAATGAATTACAGGTGAGGATCCGGAGATGGTGAAGACGAGATTGAGACAGTGGGCACAAGTTGTGGCTTGTTCAGTACGGCAATCATCATCATCTTAAAAGGCGTCTTCAAAAATTCGAAGAAAATTTTCAGCAGATTTTTTTTTacgtaaaaaaatattttttaaaacaaaattttcaaaatttgaaacACCACTTATTTGTTCCTTTCTCTTACTTACGGAAAAAGCAATCTCTTTACTTCCAAAAATCAACTAGGTACTAATATATTGTAAGCATTTATTTTCTGCACTTTTAGAGATTTAAGTGTAACCATTTATTTTTTTGCACTTTTTGCAAGTGGTGGATATTACTATTATTCTTGGTATATAATAACATTGACATGTTCGTTCTAAGTTCTACTTAATATTCAATACTATGATTCAATCTATCGCAATGGCATATGCTAgcattttatttttgctttctcGTTTTCTTTTGTATTTAATCTCTAGCGTTTTAATGACTGTAAATATCTCTATGTTTCAATTACTTATTTTGTCCATTTTAGAATCAGATCTAAAATAGTCAATCTCTTTTCAAGATAAATATTTAGGGGCCCTTTGGCCATACAAAAATTTTCACCtttaaaaaaaagtacttttttccgAAATCAGCGTTAAGCCATAAAATCTTTAATTTTCACTTAAcatgaatttcgaaatttttcaaaaattaaaaaaattccataaggatatttttcaaaattttcacttcaaatcactcataaaaattcaaaaacaatctaaaattgtattcatgtccaaacataatttttactttcaaatatcattttcacttatattttttttgactttttcccgaaattttacaattcttatgtccaaacgcgtTGAACTTATTTGTCCCAAAATGTGTCACTTTCCCTTTCGCGTATCCAAAATAAATGGACTTTAAACAAAATTTTAAGATATATTCACCATCAATTTTGATACAAGGAAAAATGTATCTCATAGTGCTTTTGTGTAAATGTTGAACATATAAATTAAATTTAAACATTAAATTAATCTAGTCTGATTTGACTCCAACTAAATTAACTTTCGGTAAGCCAAACTGTCACTCGAATTTGGATGAAGGAATACATGCTATAATAATACATACAATATGATAAAAGCACGGGCGAAGCTATGTTGGTCAACTTACCAGCCTTtgccgaaaaattatactacgtataatataaaatattatttgttattgattaaaaatagattttgaaTATTCTTGCATAGCCCACTGACAAAGAGTGTTTAAAATTTAAACAACTTTATTGAATTTTCTGGTTTCGACACCAAATAAAATCACTATAAAAGATTATCAGTTTTGATTTTTTATTGCTTACTCTGAGTCTCTCACAAGGATAAAAATAATATCTTCCCTATGGAACCCAAACCCGGTTCAAGTAATTGTGAATCTGTGATAATCTATAGTATTATCCACGACAATGTAATTGAATCATTTTTTAATCTTTGACGATGACAACAGGATATTTCAGTAAGCACTATTATTGAAATTGCTCACTTTTCACTTTGGTCACTTTATTATATTCTCCTATTGCTATTATCTTATAGTCTAACTTCCATAATACAGCTAGCACTAAAAATATCTTACAGGTAGATGTATCCGGGGCAGGCTCTAAGGTGTCTTCTGCCTCAAATTTGGAGGGCCCCATTTTTTAGAAATATTGGATTTATAAGtatataagaaaaatatttagtaCTTTTAGTACAAAAGTAGAATTTTTTACAACAGTTgcctaaaaaaaattcaaaattataattgataaaatcttacctaagatcaacaacgtctcaagaaagattaaataAATTTATTATACTCTAATTTGAAAAGGAATTATTAGAGGAATCAATTATAGAAAATTTATTAACAACTTTGCATCATAAAAAGGTAGAAAaataaactttaaaaaaaaatttatcatatcattcttttaaaaatttaggccTCCGATTAATTTTTGTCTTTAGGCCACAAATGTGATTGAGCCGCTCCCGGATGTAGCAGAAGATATCTTAGTGCAATTTTTCAAACACCTTTGGTTCAGACTTCAGAGCAAATAATGTTAAATCACAGAGACTTATATCCAAAAAATAGCTTAAACTGAAGCTTAAATATCAATTCAAATTGCTTGTGTTTCCCCTTCAAGATGTGTTTATTGTTGTGCACTTTCACCATGTGGAGATGTTTAGTTGTGAAAAGAGGGGTCGACTTTGCAAATCGTATAAGTTGGGAGGTGTTATTTGTGTATAGAGCCTATGATTTATTGA from Nicotiana tabacum cultivar K326 chromosome 24, ASM71507v2, whole genome shotgun sequence includes:
- the LOC107767357 gene encoding uncharacterized protein LOC107767357, whose amino-acid sequence is MSEREALPPLFKQKSWSPDMLREEAWLKRKGNYRSKLADRRRSKSVTDDDLEELRACFDLGFGFDSPDLDPKLTETFPALELYQAVNKQYGYTLSRSSSSSTVASDFDTASFVGSSSSIVDPGEDPEMVKTRLRQWAQVVACSVRQSSSS